A stretch of DNA from Methanoplanus endosymbiosus:
TGGCCTGCAAGCTCATCAGCCATTCCGGGAAATAGATCAGGCCTTCCGACATCCCCCACAAAGAGCGTATCTCCGGTGAATGCAACCACAGGTTCATCACTCCTGGACCTGTCAGAGACAAGATACAAAAGGCAGTCCGGGGTGTGCCCCGGAGTATCATGGACATAAAAATCCATATCCTCAATAGAAAAAGATGAACCCTCACCAACCGGAATATGCTCAAATTGACATTTACCGTTACCCGGAGCATAAATATCAGCGCCGGTGATGTCTGCAAGATCCATATGACCGGATACAAAGTCAGCATGGAGATGAGTTTCAAGAATATGGGTTATCTTAAGGCCCTCTTCCTCTGCCGCAGCAATATACCGGTCAACATCACGGCAGGGGTCTACTATTGCACATGCCCTTTTACCACCAATAAGATAGGAACTGTGGGCAATTTTTTCAATGAAAAACTGTTTTATGATCATAATTATCCCCTAAACTTATGAATGAGAATGTCACACGAATAATATATAAACCATACTGACAGCAACTGCCAGAAACAGTACAGTCATAATTCCACCAGCCCTGAGATAGTCGGAATTGTGATAGCCACCCGGATTCATCAGAAAAGCATTAACCTGATGTGTGGGGAGAATAAAGGAATTGGAAACACAGACTGCAACAAGCAGAGCAAGCCCCCTTGGATCAACTCCTGTCGAATTGCCGATAATAATTACCAGCGGAACAAGGAGAACGGTTGCAGCAACATTAGTCATAAACAGACTGAAAAAAGTGGCCAGAATTCCAATTGCGAAGAGCAGAACAATCACCGGACTGTCTCCAATAAGAACCATAAGATTTTCTGCAATATACGCAGCTGTACCCGTCTTATCCATTGCAATCCCAAGCGGAATCATGCCTGCAAGAAGAAAAACGATCTTCCAGTCCACTGCCCGGTATGCCTCATCGGGCGTAACAACTCCGGCCAGAAGCATTGCAACTGCCCCGGTAAAAAGAGACAGAGACAGAGACAATCCAGTAAATGAGAGCATAAGAGCGCCTAAAAAACATGACACTGCAATAAGGCCCTTATCCTTCCTGACAGACTTATTCTCAGGCTGCACAGAAGAGACAAAATCATGATCATGCCCTATGGCCTCAATTTTATCCCATGGCCCGTAAACAACAATAGTATCTCCGGTTTTCAGATATGTATTTGAAAATTTCTTTCTCCTCTCCTCGGTCTGAGAGAGTATAACAATAATTTCAAGCCCGTAAGTTTTCCGGAAGGCAATTTCCCTGATAGTCTTTCCGGCAACTGACGACCTCGGACGGATCATAATCTCTGCAAATCCGGCATTTATGTCCCCAATCTTCTCAGTCAGTCCTTTCTGATCTTCCGCCTTAAAAAGACCGTAATCAGAGGCAAACCGGTCTGATTCCTCCTCAAAACCAAGAAATGTGAGAATATCTCCGCCTGAAAAAACAGTATAACGCCAGGGTGCATACAATATATCCCTCCCGGTACTGACTGCAAGAAGATTGAGGGAATATTTACTCAGCAGATGAAGGTCCTCCCTTTTAAGTCCGATTATCCGGGAATTATCAGGAACAAAATAATGGTGCATACTACCCGGAAGATCCCAGGTCTCAATCAGTTCATTCTGGCCGCCATAAGTACTTTTACCGGCCTGAACTTCGGGAAGCACAAAATGACCGAGAATCAGAAAGTACAGTATTCCGGTCAGGAGAAGTGCCAGACCTACAGGAGTTACATCAAAAATACCAAAAGGCTCAAGATCGCCCTGAATAAGAAAATCATTGAGCAGTATCAGGGGAGATGACCCAACCATGGTAAGAGTGCCCCCAAGGATAGCCGCAAATCCCATAGGCATAATCAGGCGTGAAACTGAAATACGGGTCTTTGATGAAATTCTGAGAACTGCCGGAAGGAAGAGGGCAACAGAGCCGATATTCTGCATAAAGGCTGAGAGAAATCCTACTACAGAAGATATAATAGCAATTATTTTTTTCTCACCGACACCACCGGTTTCCACAATTTTATGAGCAAGAGCGAACATAATTCCGGTGCGTTCAATACCATGGCCAAGGATCATAATTGCAATAATTGTCAGCACTGCATTGCTGGCAAAACCTGAAAATGTGTCTGCCGGAGTTACAATCCCTAAAAGGCCAAGGGACAGCATGATTATCATTGCAGTTACATCAATTCTGAAGGCCTCGGTTACAAAAAGAATCACTGTAACTGCAAGTACTGCAAGGACTATCACAATTTCCGGAGTCAGAATTTCGGTCATGATAATTTAACTGCCTGAGTTAGAGGATAGATGTGAACAGAGATATAATTTATTGTATTTCTGAACCGGAAAATCCGGTGAAATAATGAATAACTTTCAGACAGACTGACAGGGAAATGAATATTCAGCCATCTGAAAATATGCAATATGGCAGATCATTATAATCCGCCACATCATTATAACCGACCATATTTCCGGCAGAGAAACTTCCGGAATTTAATTCGGACCAGCAGATCCATAATCATATGCTTTCAGTATAGGTCCCTGATCCGACAAACCAGTTCTCATCCACCGGAAGAACATAGCAGAGCTTAAATCTGCTCTCATTGTAATCAGGGTCCGGATACTGCACATAGACAAACCCGCCGCCGTTCTCTGCTTCAGTAATCTCAAGTTTCAGGACAGGCACACCATAGATATCAGTGAAATTGAGGCGGTTTGTCCCGATTAATTCCGGCTGATAAGGCAGTGCAAGCGTTGTGCCGTCTGTTTCATATGCAAATATATATGAGCCGCCTTCTGCGAATTTTCCGGAGATATTATTATATTCAGATATTACGGTCTCTTTATCATTATCCTGTGCATACTGCCTTGCAGACTTTACTCTCAGAACAAGTTTCTCAATATCATCTGCACTGAAATTCACAGGTATGTCCGGGACGTAAATTCCCGATCCGACAAACCAGTTCTCATCCACAGGTTCAGCATATGAGAGTTTCAGTTCCTTCCTGTAGTCATGTGACGGGTTTGTATAGACATAATATATATATCCCCCGCCGTCTTCCGCAAGATCAATCATACCATTGATGAAATCAGCACCGTTTGGATCAACAGATTCAGATCTGTCACTGCCTAAAAGGGCCTTCTGGAAAGGCAGTGCAATAACAGTCCCGTCCATCTCATAGGCAAAGATATACTTATCACCGTCTGTGAAAGAGCCGTTAATATCGTTGAATTCCGCAAGTGCCTCAACTTTTCCGGAATTACGGGCAAATTCAGCAGCACTGTGAACATATTCCCTGAGCACTTCATATTCTGCTGAAACACCGGCAGGCAGTGAGGTTACATCATCTGAAATAACAGATTTGCCACCATCTTTACTCCACGTTATAACAATTCTCCACTCAGTGCCGTCAATGCCTGCTGTATCCCACAGAGCATATTTCTCAACAGGATTTGCCCATTCCTTATCCCAGAACGAATATTTTCCTGTGCCATTCCGGTTATCAATAACCCCTCTGACAAACGCCTGAATATCATCACTCTGATATGATTCATCAGTTAAGAGATTCCGTCCGACCTCTTCAGGAGTAGTGTCATAAATCTCTGTCCCGTCAGTCTGCACAACCCATACATCAAAATCAGTGCTGTCAGTTACAGGTTTAA
This window harbors:
- a CDS encoding cache domain-containing protein, which codes for MNKVLGLFISGIFLILLLSAGCTGTGSGDESTGADPQTEIPAEIPIPDEMPDQYGPMKENFSEIISGVNSGLEAVKSDLKSGADAVAAFGPSSPETGKVISDYLVKHPYSISSLVFDENGIVVNAYPDNYRNLVGMDLGRKGIVAQAPDDRKPYLSSFFRMEEGFNALSQGYPVYDKDGSYPGSVDMTYKSQDFLGRYIKPVTDSTDFDVWVVQTDGTEIYDTTPEEVGRNLLTDESYQSDDIQAFVRGVIDNRNGTGKYSFWDKEWANPVEKYALWDTAGIDGTEWRIVITWSKDGGKSVISDDVTSLPAGVSAEYEVLREYVHSAAEFARNSGKVEALAEFNDINGSFTDGDKYIFAYEMDGTVIALPFQKALLGSDRSESVDPNGADFINGMIDLAEDGGGYIYYVYTNPSHDYRKELKLSYAEPVDENWFVGSGIYVPDIPVNFSADDIEKLVLRVKSARQYAQDNDKETVISEYNNISGKFAEGGSYIFAYETDGTTLALPYQPELIGTNRLNFTDIYGVPVLKLEITEAENGGGFVYVQYPDPDYNESRFKLCYVLPVDENWFVGSGTYTESI
- a CDS encoding SLC13 family permease; translation: MTEILTPEIVIVLAVLAVTVILFVTEAFRIDVTAMIIMLSLGLLGIVTPADTFSGFASNAVLTIIAIMILGHGIERTGIMFALAHKIVETGGVGEKKIIAIISSVVGFLSAFMQNIGSVALFLPAVLRISSKTRISVSRLIMPMGFAAILGGTLTMVGSSPLILLNDFLIQGDLEPFGIFDVTPVGLALLLTGILYFLILGHFVLPEVQAGKSTYGGQNELIETWDLPGSMHHYFVPDNSRIIGLKREDLHLLSKYSLNLLAVSTGRDILYAPWRYTVFSGGDILTFLGFEEESDRFASDYGLFKAEDQKGLTEKIGDINAGFAEIMIRPRSSVAGKTIREIAFRKTYGLEIIVILSQTEERRKKFSNTYLKTGDTIVVYGPWDKIEAIGHDHDFVSSVQPENKSVRKDKGLIAVSCFLGALMLSFTGLSLSLSLFTGAVAMLLAGVVTPDEAYRAVDWKIVFLLAGMIPLGIAMDKTGTAAYIAENLMVLIGDSPVIVLLFAIGILATFFSLFMTNVAATVLLVPLVIIIGNSTGVDPRGLALLVAVCVSNSFILPTHQVNAFLMNPGGYHNSDYLRAGGIMTVLFLAVAVSMVYILFV